From the Roseibium salinum genome, one window contains:
- a CDS encoding O-acetyl-ADP-ribose deacetylase, translating to MHKIETLVGDITRVEVDAIVNAANPSLLGGGGVDGAIHRAAGPGLLEECRKLGGCETGEARITGGHRLPARHVIHTVGPVWRGGNDGEPELLAACYENSLRLGHENDCRTFAFPAISTGIYGYPADSAAKVAVETLGRVLADLAAIERVMLVAFDERSHTHFLTALGRTED from the coding sequence ATGCACAAGATCGAGACACTTGTCGGAGACATTACCAGGGTCGAGGTGGATGCGATCGTCAATGCCGCCAATCCCTCGCTGCTGGGCGGCGGCGGGGTCGACGGCGCGATCCACCGCGCGGCCGGACCGGGGCTCCTGGAAGAATGCCGCAAGCTTGGCGGCTGCGAGACCGGTGAGGCCAGGATCACCGGCGGCCACCGTCTGCCGGCAAGGCACGTCATCCACACCGTCGGCCCGGTCTGGCGCGGCGGCAATGACGGTGAACCGGAACTGCTGGCGGCATGCTACGAGAACAGCCTGCGCCTCGGTCATGAAAACGACTGCCGCACCTTCGCCTTTCCGGCCATTTCGACCGGCATCTACGGTTACCCGGCGGACAGCGCGGCAAAGGTTGCCGTTGAAACGCTCGGCCGCGTGCTGGCCGACCTGGCCGCGATCGAACGCGTCATGCTCGTCGCCTTTGACGAACGAAGCCATACTCATTTCCTGACTGCGCTCGGGAGGACGGAAGACTGA